The region CTGTAGTTGTGAAACCCGTCAttaatattccatcattatCATCGGATCAAAGAATTCGTGACAAGTTTCAGAATTCTTTGGACCTGTACAATAATATACTAACAATGTTAATAAATTAGcactattttacattttcgttaCCTTTTTTCTTTAGGGTTCTATAATTTTGAATTCATTCGTTCAGATTGTaacttttttaacttttataaaacacttttataaaatttcaattattttgttatcaaatttgctagtattttaataaaatatacctaTTAGTATTGGCGATTTGTACTCTACAAGttgtaaaatttctaattgATGATATCATTTCCATTGTGCAAGAAGAGTTACATCGGAATATTCGGATTATTTGCTTTCGAACTAATGTTCATTTTACTGTAAAAAGAGAAGCaacacattattttatttaattgatacTGATACTATGATATCAACTGCTCTTCGTGATATATCGGACGAGCGGTGATTGTTGATTCTGATTTTCAAGGTGCCGCAATCGGTCAGCGCCGGGAACGAAGGATAAATTGGGCTCGTGGAGAAATcttcaatgaattaaaaagaaaaaaaggcaaTTTCGATTTAACATTTATTGAACAACTAAAATTAACGGTGCTGGACGACCAAACTTTACGCGGACGATTATAACGACAAAGGCGATTGAAAGAATTCTAACTTTCCTAAAAATTATACTAAAAAGTCGTTGTAGTGCGACGCGTAACGCGTTCTGAATAACGGGTTTGATCTTGGCGAATTTACTCTTTGTTCTAAGGGCGGCGACAAGCTTGAATACCGAAAAATGCATCTTTGTAAGCGCGGTAACATGACCGTTTCAGAAATTGGACGATGTGTTGCAGATGTGGAGTGCGGAAGAGACACATAGACGCAGAACTGGAgccatataaataattaacgaagaatatggaaatttatgttATTCGAATCTTAACACAAGATTTACATTACTGTATCTAGAACGCGACTGTATGTAGATTCATCTAATaagtatatagcaatattagaTTTAGTACTAAAGCGTGTTACGCTTCTTCTagaaaatctatttaaaaatgatgtgttcgttttatttaatattatttaaaattgaagtaaaTAGTCTGGATGGTGCAAAGGCAATCGGAAAGCTTAGAATCTTGTTGCGACTGTAAAACTATGTAATACAGAATGTATAACTCTAAGGAATTATGTATAAGAAGGAAGAAATGTAGGAAAACAACATCCCTTTCATTCGTACACAGAAATGTATCGTATTGATACACATAAATTGCTCGTTCCTTTAATTGAATGGCAAGGCTATAATACATCGTCCACTTACAGAAActgtttttaatttctataaccATCCTTAAGTTTCGTTGttctgtgaatttttatacGTCATCAAGAACGGTCTTTCCGAAGTAGGAcacagaaattttttaaataacgaagTGAGATTCCTACTCTTGTTACCAACTGGTTCCAACAAATTGTTCCACAGATTATTCGCATCTTGGGAAACACAAAACATTTCTGATTATCAACGTAACACTCATTAAATAATTGTATAGTTTCATCTGTTATACTCACACAGTGCATGTAGTTTTTGACTCCAATGAAAGCAATCAGCATTAAGGTATGAGAGATCGGTAAATCCATCCTCGGCAAGTGGTATTTTTGCTTCTTTCAGAGTCGGTAAAAATTCTACAGTGAAGTCATTTCTATGAAATTCTGGATAATTAGCGACTTCTTCGTCAATATTTTGCCAcctaaaaaaaatgaaacaaaatggtATATTCTTCATATGTATCTTAGAATCGATATCGAATGGTACTTGAAATTTGTTAGGGAAATAATATcgcataaatatgaaataataaaaataagctgATTGTGGGGCGAATAGTCGCACCGCGCTGAGACAGAAGTAAAATTCCTTTACTAGTTATTAAGATTTCGCATTTTTTCAGTATAAGTATATCACATTTTGGTTTCGTAATTATACTTCGTGATAATTTGGATTATCATAGTAATTAAAAGTTCGTAGTTTTTCATAGTATAATTTTTGTTACACGTAAGAGAATATGTGGAATAATCTACTGCCAAAATTAACGATTTCCGATATACGACATGGTAATGGAAGGGTGTAATATCCTTTCAAGATAATTAGGATACATGCAGCATTCCTAAGCTGGATATACGCCATATTGATTTAGTAAAGGCTAGGGGTGAATTTAAACTATTTTGCATTGAAGGAGCCTTGTCGATGATTCCTCTATGGAGAAAACGAAGGGTGAAAGCAGGGGTATTTACACCATATCGTTAAGACATTTTCACGGAATTGGTCAATAGCCTCTTTGCGTCTCGATAATTTCTGCGTTCACGCATCGTTCTAGTAAGGGTCTCGCCAATCTTCGCGATAAGGGAAACGAAATGTTAGAGCTCCTGCGTAACACCAAGTTTCTGGTTGATCAGTGAGGGGACAGAGtcgtgtttattattattacacgtAAACTCGATCGAGAAACTCACGCGGGCAGTGAGATCACTAGGCGCGTCGTGCGCGTATGTCACTTACTCCCCACCATCAAACTGTTCCGCGCGACTTCTGCGCATGCTCACGAAATGTCGAGAGTGCTAAATTTATGTTAGCCACCGAGACGACGACATTTAGGTTAACCCCGAACGAGACTATCGCGGTGCGTAATCGCCGCATCAAATTCGTATAATCATTGCTTATATGcgctattatgtattaattacTTATGGTGGCAATGAACTAGAGTAAACATTGATCCTTTCTACTCGAAAATTTAATGGGACGATTTTCGAGTTGCTGTTATGGATTTTAATGAGTAAGCAGATTTAACGTCTAATCTATCGTTTTTCTTACAAGGATGGTTTACGTTTTCGAATGCCATAATCTTCTTCTCTACGACTTGTACGAGGTAAGCTGCGGATCTACAATCGTTCGTGTAAAAAACAAAGCGCAATTCTGTTGTTCtcgattttcatcttattttagctCTAAGAATCTGTACCGAAACTTACCTGCGGTATCAGACGAGTATCGATACGTTTATGGTGTTTCAAGTACAGTACTTGTTTCCTATCGATTAGAAAAGGATCAATATCGATAACTGATACCTTTGCCTTTGATATTAATGGATAACAGATTGAAATTCGTAGGTTGATGTCGATAGCATTGATACAGTATCGGTAACATTACTACATATGTGTTATAGAAATACGAACTGGTCGTCTGAATACGTATtcataatatacatttataaatatacttatcAGTGTTTTTTCATCCAAAGTTGAGCCCGACATTGCCCGAGTCACCAATCAGATCTTAATGTGAATTGAATTCAAAGATGATCAATCTATATCGCTTTCTAACAACTCTTTTCAATAAAGTTATTCGCCAACatttaacaaaaatgaaatacgcttaaatataaaataaaagttaaggTAATTGGGCACAAAAGCGGCTGCACCTccgattttgatgaaatttaattataatgtaaaactcATCATTTAGAACAACATATAAAAGCGGCATATAAAAACGCTCCCAAAATCAGCATTTAGAACATTCTGCTCCAAAATTCTGTGTCGTACACACTCCGTCATAACAATCTAAACCGTTACTCTGTTGGATTCAATAAATTCTACTATCACATCTACAAATCCGACTTTTATTTCCTTACTTGTAAAGCATTCGGACTACGACGTAAGGAAATTACTAGTGATAAGTTAATTTAGTGTGAGGTGGTATGTGTTGTCTgtgatagttgtagttgccggctgtagatgtcgctgctggagtactgctaattattcttctatttcgatgcttggaagaaaaatcggatcaCGGGCGCCAGGAATCGAACCGATCGTTCCTGACCTAGGGTGCTAACAACTGCACTGCCGTGTCCATTTCTAGTTATTGTCCAGTGGCgatatttgttgtcgagtgccgtcaCAGGTGATTTCTTGTATCTCCTGTGTGAGACTCACGCATATATTCCCTCATGAGccagatttaatataatagtaGCAACagctttctataaatatttcggAAACTAAGTGAGTTTACTTACTAAGTGAGTCCCTTATAGGAACAAAGTCGAGTTTCATAACATACTGAAGTTCATTCAAATCGAAAGTGCAGCCGTTTTTGTGTATAAAGTATGATATAACAAAATCCTTATAAATTGCATATGTAAGTACAATATATCTAACATGCTTCATAAATTCAGTAAATTATACAAACctctctattattttataatattccggTCTTTGATCTCTAAATTGTAAAGCAAACATACACGAACATAGAATCATGGATGACACATAGCACGGCAATGATTCTCTTCCATGGTGTGCAGTAATCAGTTCCTTTAAGTGAGGTGGTGGTATAAGAGCAACAAAAGTTCTTGGTAAATTGTCTCTTAATATTCTAAGAGTATTAATTAAATCTGTTTTGTGATCATTTAACATAGTCCATGGAGAAGAAGTTGTACACATATTAACGCAAAAATCATTGCTTCCAATCATCAACGAAATCAActggaaaatataaatatgtaggtACTATTGCGTAAacgattaaatataaaatgaaattataaattttgattaaagaaagaaagaatttgtTTCATTTCATACCATCatataatcttttttaattgtagttataatttttaattatatttcaagtgtgtttttaataaataaaaggtAATGTAATTAACTATTAAAAATAGTTCACCAGAACTGCATAGAAATACTTCTCTAATTATAATGCTAATAATTTCATTACTGTCTTTCTTCCTTAGTAATGAATATATAAAGGCCTTGggtaatttctattttaatatttgaatataaatgGTAAACGTAATATTGCTAATAATAGTAGATTACATTTAGTAACGCAAGAAATAATGTTGCtgataatttagattttatgttaatttataatctattaatCCGTTGTTAATTTCAATGATCATATGCATATTAAAACACCACTTGCCATACAGtaaatatgtattgtatataattactTTGTCTACGAACATACGAACCTTCCAATGTTTGTTGATATCTATCCTCGggtcttcttttattttattgaccAAATATGTCGCCATGAAAGTTATATCTCTAGACATAGCTCCCATTTCGGCGACGTTTAACTGCGCAGCAGGATCAATACTTACAGAGTCGCCAAGTGAATAACCTACTAATTTAGGATTGAATTCCTGCATATAGGAAAATCGGACTATGAAAGATTTCAGTATTCGCATTTATGGCGATAACACAAATCGTATGCGTAAACAATGCAGATGTAAGAAATGAACAAACTTTAAGAATATTAGGGAGAGTCAGGTACTGTCGCCAAGTTCCTTGACCGCCGATACTGCCTACTATGCCTCTATTTTCAATGTTCAGTTCCAACGTATAAATCGAAGTAACTGCAGCGCCGATTGTCAAGGAATCACCCATTGCAGCAATGACATCTATGTCTCCTGGTCTTAAATGGTGAACCGATTCGGGAACATTCGAAGACCTGCCGGCTAAACAAATTAAAGACATTAGAATACATATTAACTTCAAAAAATAAgcatcaattttaatatttttaaattacagtaAGGTGAGGAGCTTGTAATGTTACATATCTGTcttaaaaaatgatattaaaggaCAAGACATTCTTGTAGCCACTACAAATTGTGAAGAACAGCGTTCTTCACTGTAATTTCCTGCCACAGAAATTTACCAATTGTTCCCGAAGGcaaattgtacaaattacaggaaataaaaaaaatctgtGGTTTAAATTGAGTAATGATTTTAAagaatgaatattataatataatatttacggGTGATTTCATAAAGTATTTGACAACAATAACCATAAATTTTGTTAACTACCTGTTACGTTGCAAGGAAAAGAGACGTCTATTGGAACTTcatcttgaaatttattttttttccgtAATTGAGATATCCGTTCCTCACTTCTTGTACCTACAAAATAGTccctttaaaatattttacaaaaatacttCATCTGTGATATAATGTTGCATGCGATATCAATTTGATCAAAATTACGATCAAATAATGCAAAAGGTATGTCAAAATCTCATTGTGTTCGAACCGTTCGCCTATCAGACAAAAATTCAATCCATGCGAATTAGCGTCACCGTCAGGATAATCATTTGTAATATCGTgtaaattagaaagaaaaatgaatgggTTATGGGTTGGGTTAGAGTAGTAAAATAATGCTatcgtgaaataattttcacattGTTGCATTATGTCTCACCTGTCTGTTTGTCATGTACATACTTGATAGCGACAACGTACCTTCTTACCCTTACAAATACAGATAGCCCGCCGCTACTTAGTCTTACGATAATTTTTGACTTGGCTGTAAGAACCTCGGTACAGTGCTTGAACTAATATTTGGACAGCCGATGCTAGGCGAATCGAAGTAACTGAACTATGAGGTTTCGATGGCAAGACTGATTCGAGACATGTGTAAAACAGTTTGACGAAGGATAAATTAATAGGCAGATAAACCGACGGCAGGCGATCCGACATTGCATTGTCAAAGAATAATGAATAGAGAGCAGGGATATTGTTTAAAGGAGCTGGCCACGGTTTGGCAAAGGCAGTGATGTGTAAATGGATTGTCAAAGACTGCACGGCACTTAACTCAGAATTTTGTAGTCGCAAGGtactaataaaaattcatatttttctttaaacatacaaataatgataatacAAATAAGTAGTAATCAAATTCACGATACGTTTACAAAACcgtatgaaagaaaaattaagggggtattctagtctacaaatttgaaaaaatcgaaaagtttttttttcatatttcaatgtTTGGACATTCAGGAATACgcccttaaaaggatttttcaaaatttcaattattttatgagttacagccATTTTTGTGACGCGGCATCTGCTCCGGCCAACCGGAACAAGTGAACAATAGATGGTAGACACTGCCCGGGTACCTACGTATGAATACCCTCATAAAACCTTTATTGTATTGTAtccctttttaatgtatttttatttcaataattcaatacGAACGATGTTTGGGGTCTGATAcccaaaataataacgaatcgttaaattcgTTAATATGGACTTTTGCTCCGAAGCACATCCACGCAGGAACGCAGgcaattcaaatttccactttcctcgcaGTACGTACTTTTAATGAAGCTTTTATACCCACATTGAAAATCTTAAGTGTCATGGGAATCACGATTGGCCCAGAAGCTCATGCGTTCGCAGTCAGGCGACACGAAGTTCGCATCGAGCCCTCTGAATTCCG is a window of Bombus terrestris chromosome 17, iyBomTerr1.2, whole genome shotgun sequence DNA encoding:
- the LOC105667062 gene encoding phospholipase B1, membrane-associated translates to MKKLYLCIALELCVLAMSQKTALDKSILNYIYRGYRNWLTHSHGTRSEERISQLRKKNKFQDEVPIDVSFPCNVTAGRSSNVPESVHHLRPGDIDVIAAMGDSLTIGAAVTSIYTLELNIENRGIVGSIGGQGTWRQYLTLPNILKEFNPKLVGYSLGDSVSIDPAAQLNVAEMGAMSRDITFMATYLVNKIKEDPRIDINKHWKLISLMIGSNDFCVNMCTTSSPWTMLNDHKTDLINTLRILRDNLPRTFVALIPPPHLKELITAHHGRESLPCYVSSMILCSCMFALQFRDQRPEYYKIIERWQNIDEEVANYPEFHRNDFTVEFLPTLKEAKIPLAEDGFTDLSYLNADCFHWSQKLHALYANNLWNNLLEPVGNKSRNLTSLFKKFLCPTSERPFLMTYKNSQNNET